Proteins encoded within one genomic window of Candidatus Pseudothioglobus singularis PS1:
- a CDS encoding trimethyllysine dioxygenase, with the protein MSIQSINPQNDGLIIVWNDGSSSCFPWLWIRDHSESKVDLHPDSKQRQVDVFSETPDNSIINATLDQNEKNVIVEWVDHSESCISFDLLDSMSVVKPPSAQALDNGIYWNSTSEIKFFPEMIYDEFMDDGGLKKWLGHIQRNGFVLVNEAPASASATKEIMERMAYVRNSIFGGFSVWDNKLENPDDTAFTSLAIEPHTDGTYVHDAPGLQTLHCLKKDSIGGENQLVDGLAIAEKMRIEYPEYFEILSSINIPGRYIKTDTYLEAKRPLFRVNDEGKVVQVSFNNHDRAPFRLENDLMNSFYEAYKVFHNLANDENRQFQFMLEPGKVLTFDNWRVLHARSSLTGYRQLCGGYHNREDFESKLRSI; encoded by the coding sequence ATGTCAATTCAATCAATAAACCCACAAAATGATGGGTTAATTATAGTTTGGAATGATGGATCGTCTAGCTGTTTTCCTTGGCTTTGGATAAGAGACCATAGTGAGAGCAAAGTTGATCTTCATCCAGACTCAAAACAGCGTCAAGTTGATGTATTCAGTGAGACGCCAGATAACTCTATAATTAATGCAACACTAGACCAAAATGAAAAAAATGTAATAGTTGAGTGGGTAGATCACTCTGAAAGCTGTATTTCGTTTGATCTGCTTGACTCTATGTCGGTAGTTAAGCCGCCTTCTGCGCAAGCTCTAGATAATGGTATCTATTGGAATTCAACTAGTGAAATTAAATTTTTTCCAGAGATGATTTATGATGAGTTTATGGATGATGGAGGGTTAAAAAAATGGCTTGGACATATTCAAAGAAATGGTTTCGTGTTGGTAAATGAAGCGCCAGCTTCTGCGAGTGCAACAAAAGAGATTATGGAAAGAATGGCTTATGTAAGAAATTCAATATTTGGTGGTTTTTCAGTTTGGGATAACAAGCTTGAAAATCCAGATGACACTGCCTTTACTTCACTTGCAATTGAGCCTCATACTGATGGAACCTATGTTCATGATGCGCCTGGACTTCAAACACTTCATTGCCTTAAGAAAGATTCAATTGGCGGCGAGAATCAATTAGTAGATGGGCTTGCAATTGCTGAAAAAATGAGAATTGAGTATCCTGAATATTTTGAAATACTTTCCTCAATCAATATTCCAGGAAGATATATTAAGACCGATACATATTTAGAGGCTAAGCGGCCTTTATTCAGAGTTAATGATGAGGGTAAAGTTGTTCAAGTAAGTTTTAATAATCACGATAGAGCTCCTTTTAGGCTTGAAAATGATTTAATGAACTCATTTTATGAGGCTTACAAGGTTTTCCATAATTTGGCTAATGATGAAAATCGTCAATTTCAGTTTATGTTGGAGCCTGGCAAAGTTTTGACATTTGATAACTGGAGAGTTCTTCATGCACGCTCTTCACTCACTGGCTATCGACAGCTTTGTGGTGGCTATCATAATCGTGAGGATTTTGAAAGTAAGCTGAGGTCAATTTAG
- the clpS gene encoding ATP-dependent Clp protease adapter ClpS, with protein MSMNETKTSKQKLKQPSRFEVLLLNDDYTSMDFVVEVLKRFFHKEFFAAEAIMLKIHIDGEAVCGSYSYDVAQTKVSQVIEYSRKNDQPLMSVLREGSF; from the coding sequence ATGTCAATGAACGAAACAAAAACTTCAAAACAAAAGCTAAAACAGCCTAGTCGTTTTGAGGTGCTTTTATTAAATGATGACTACACCTCTATGGACTTTGTAGTAGAGGTACTTAAGAGGTTTTTTCATAAAGAATTTTTTGCAGCAGAAGCAATTATGCTTAAAATTCATATCGATGGTGAGGCAGTTTGTGGTTCATATTCATATGATGTTGCTCAAACAAAAGTTTCGCAAGTGATAGAATATTCTCGAAAAAACGACCAGCCTCTAATGTCAGTTCTTAGGGAAGGTAGTTTTTAG
- the lptG gene encoding LPS export ABC transporter permease LptG — translation MKIKDRYIAKTLLTYSLVVLIVWLSIYSFFNFLAELNSVGTVNYTILKAFSYILLQIPEVAYEQVAPVILLGCILGMGHLATTGQLIIFRASGISILKITWLTLKNAIIFLIFLTVIGELVAPVITKYAEDERSIALGQNSFSTNQDGFWIRDGDNFINVENNIDGSLLNGVTIIEVNKSNKIERVVESKSAIFDGQILNMGATNIFSISSSNTFDKIALKERNLYNKRVAFDQDMIDSLEKEPKDLTTFTILKQINFLTDNKLRAEVFEVELYKRLARPLILIAMILLAMLFIFGSTRDVTLGRKIFFGAALGLLFELFTRIGGALALSFDFSPIFSSFLPAIVIMLIAVIVLMNKSNQ, via the coding sequence ATGAAAATTAAAGATCGCTACATTGCTAAAACTCTTTTAACTTATTCACTAGTTGTTCTAATAGTTTGGCTTAGTATTTATAGTTTTTTTAATTTTTTAGCTGAACTCAATAGTGTTGGAACAGTTAACTATACAATTCTTAAGGCATTTAGTTATATTTTACTGCAGATACCTGAGGTAGCCTATGAGCAGGTAGCACCAGTAATTCTATTAGGATGTATCCTTGGTATGGGGCATTTAGCAACTACTGGACAATTAATTATATTTAGAGCTTCAGGCATTTCAATACTAAAAATTACTTGGCTTACTTTGAAAAATGCAATTATTTTCTTAATTTTCTTAACTGTAATTGGTGAGTTAGTAGCCCCAGTTATAACTAAATATGCAGAAGATGAGCGTTCAATTGCCTTGGGTCAAAATAGTTTTTCGACTAATCAAGATGGTTTTTGGATTAGAGATGGAGATAATTTTATAAATGTTGAAAATAATATTGATGGGAGTTTACTAAATGGAGTAACTATTATTGAAGTGAATAAATCGAATAAGATTGAGAGAGTTGTTGAATCTAAAAGTGCAATCTTTGACGGTCAAATTCTTAATATGGGTGCTACAAATATTTTTTCAATTAGCTCATCAAATACATTTGACAAAATCGCATTAAAAGAGCGAAATTTATATAATAAGCGTGTTGCTTTCGACCAGGATATGATTGATAGTCTTGAGAAAGAGCCTAAAGATCTAACAACTTTTACTATTCTTAAGCAGATAAATTTTTTAACAGATAATAAGTTAAGAGCAGAAGTATTTGAGGTAGAACTATATAAGAGACTAGCAAGGCCATTAATTCTTATTGCAATGATTTTACTGGCTATGCTGTTTATTTTTGGATCTACACGTGATGTAACACTTGGAAGGAAAATATTTTTTGGTGCGGCATTAGGTTTATTGTTTGAATTATTTACTCGAATTGGTGGCGCTTTGGCACTAAGTTTTGATTTTAGCCCAATATTTAGTTCTTTCTTGCCTGCAATAGTAATAATGTTGATTGCAGTTATAGTATTAATGAATAAATCAAATCAATAA